From the genome of Streptomyces sp. NBC_01317, one region includes:
- a CDS encoding anthranilate synthase family protein, giving the protein MTGAEETAPTGAELLDRVLGPVPPPFALLHRPESTGEGTLDILVGEISTHAALADLPVPGASSPPGGARHQVLALVPYRQITERGFACADDDEPLVAMTVTGQGLLPVAESLRRLPDLPITLAGGHFDVDDDTYADTVRRVIADEIGEGEGANFVIKRSFVADITGYTPHSALSFFRRLMRGETGAYWTFVVHTGTRTFVGATPERHISVSGGNAVMNPISGTYRYPPSGPTLPEVMDFLADRKEADELYMVVDEELKMMARICESGGRVVGPYLKEMARLAHTEYFIEGRTARDPREILRATMFAPTVTGSPLESACRVINKYEPQGRGYYSGVVALIGHDEHGGPTLDSSILIRTADISDRGRMRIGVGATLVRHSDPASEVAETRAKAAGLLAALRTDGPVPLAEHPAVLAALERRNATIAGFWLAEDAARLRPEPVLAGRRVLVVDAEDTFTSMIDHQLSSLGLSVTVRRFDEPYSTDGYDLVVMGPGPGDPRETNHPKIAHLSSAIGGLLDERRPFLAVCLSHQVLSRRLGFPLVRRKVPNQGVQREIDLFGARERVGFYNTFAARAAEDGATCEGVGQVEVSRDPETGEVHALRGPHFASLQFHAESVLTEDGVRLVGALLADMLAEVPAD; this is encoded by the coding sequence ATGACCGGGGCCGAGGAGACGGCACCGACGGGCGCGGAGCTGCTCGACCGGGTGCTGGGGCCCGTGCCCCCGCCCTTCGCGCTGCTCCACCGCCCGGAGTCGACGGGCGAGGGAACGCTGGACATCCTGGTCGGTGAGATCTCGACGCACGCCGCGCTGGCGGACCTTCCCGTGCCGGGGGCCTCGTCGCCCCCCGGCGGTGCCCGTCACCAGGTGCTGGCGCTGGTCCCGTACCGGCAGATCACCGAACGTGGCTTCGCCTGCGCCGACGACGACGAGCCCCTGGTCGCGATGACCGTCACCGGCCAGGGACTGCTGCCCGTGGCCGAGTCACTGCGGCGGCTCCCCGACCTGCCGATCACGCTGGCCGGCGGCCACTTCGACGTGGACGACGACACCTACGCCGATACGGTCCGCAGGGTCATCGCCGACGAGATCGGCGAGGGCGAGGGCGCGAACTTCGTCATCAAGCGCTCGTTCGTCGCCGACATCACCGGCTACACACCACACAGCGCCCTGTCGTTCTTCCGGCGGCTCATGCGCGGCGAGACGGGCGCCTACTGGACGTTCGTCGTCCACACCGGCACCCGTACCTTCGTCGGCGCCACCCCCGAGCGGCACATCAGTGTCTCCGGCGGCAACGCCGTCATGAATCCCATCAGCGGCACCTACCGTTACCCGCCGTCCGGCCCCACCCTGCCGGAGGTGATGGACTTCCTCGCCGACCGCAAGGAGGCCGACGAGCTGTACATGGTCGTCGACGAGGAACTCAAGATGATGGCCCGGATCTGCGAGTCGGGCGGCCGGGTGGTCGGCCCGTACCTCAAGGAGATGGCCCGGCTCGCGCACACCGAGTACTTCATCGAGGGCCGCACGGCACGCGACCCGCGCGAGATCCTCCGGGCGACGATGTTCGCCCCCACGGTCACCGGCAGCCCGCTGGAGAGCGCGTGCCGGGTCATCAACAAGTACGAGCCGCAGGGCCGGGGTTACTACAGCGGTGTGGTCGCCCTCATCGGGCACGACGAGCACGGCGGCCCGACCCTGGACTCGTCCATCCTCATCCGTACCGCCGACATCAGCGACCGGGGACGCATGCGGATAGGCGTGGGCGCCACGCTGGTACGCCACTCCGATCCCGCGTCCGAGGTGGCCGAGACCCGGGCCAAGGCGGCCGGGCTGCTCGCGGCTCTGCGGACGGACGGCCCGGTCCCGCTGGCCGAACACCCGGCCGTCCTGGCCGCCCTGGAACGGCGCAACGCGACCATCGCCGGCTTCTGGCTGGCCGAGGACGCGGCGCGGCTCCGGCCGGAACCGGTCCTGGCGGGCCGGCGTGTGCTGGTCGTGGACGCCGAGGACACCTTCACCTCGATGATCGACCACCAACTCAGCTCCCTGGGGCTGTCGGTGACGGTCCGGCGCTTCGACGAGCCGTACTCCACGGACGGCTACGACCTCGTTGTCATGGGCCCGGGCCCGGGCGACCCCCGTGAGACGAACCACCCCAAGATCGCCCACCTGTCGTCGGCGATCGGCGGACTGCTCGACGAGCGGCGGCCGTTCCTCGCCGTGTGCCTGAGTCACCAGGTGCTCAGCAGGCGGCTCGGCTTCCCGCTGGTCCGCAGGAAGGTGCCGAACCAGGGGGTGCAGCGGGAGATCGACCTCTTCGGCGCCCGGGAACGGGTCGGCTTCTACAACACGTTCGCCGCCCGCGCCGCCGAGGACGGGGCCACGTGCGAGGGCGTCGGCCAGGTGGAGGTGAGCCGGGACCCGGAGACCGGAGAGGTCCACGCCCTGCGCGGCCCGCACTTCGCCTCGCTCCAGTTCCACGCCGAGTCGGTACTCACCGAGGACGGTGTGCGCCTCGTCGGGGCGCTGCTGGCCGACATGCTGGCCGAGGTGCCGGCCGACTGA
- a CDS encoding isochorismatase family protein — protein MAGIPPIEPYPMPVAGDLPGNTATWTVDPERAVLLVHDMQRYFLRPFPPAVRDPLVRNATLLRERGRALGIPVAYTAQPGGMSDEQRGLLKDFWGPGMRVDPADRQVVEPLAPEPGDWVFTKWRYSAFFRSGLLERMREHGRDQLVVCGVYAHVGVLMTAVEAFTNDIQPFLVADAVADFSAEYHRLAIEYAALRCAVVTTAGEVLASLGASAATAGRGAVA, from the coding sequence ATGGCGGGGATACCCCCCATCGAGCCGTACCCGATGCCCGTGGCAGGCGACCTGCCCGGCAACACCGCCACGTGGACCGTGGACCCGGAACGCGCGGTGCTGCTCGTGCACGACATGCAGCGCTACTTCCTGCGGCCGTTCCCGCCGGCCGTCCGCGATCCGCTGGTGAGGAACGCCACCCTGCTGCGCGAGCGCGGCCGCGCGCTCGGCATTCCCGTGGCGTACACGGCCCAGCCGGGCGGCATGAGCGACGAACAGCGCGGGCTGCTCAAGGACTTCTGGGGCCCCGGCATGCGCGTGGACCCCGCGGACCGGCAGGTGGTCGAGCCGCTGGCCCCGGAACCGGGCGACTGGGTGTTCACCAAGTGGCGCTACAGCGCGTTCTTCCGCTCCGGCCTGCTGGAGCGGATGCGGGAGCACGGGCGTGACCAGCTCGTCGTCTGCGGGGTGTACGCCCACGTCGGTGTGCTGATGACCGCGGTCGAGGCGTTCACCAACGACATCCAGCCGTTCCTGGTGGCCGACGCCGTCGCGGACTTCTCCGCGGAGTACCACCGGCTGGCCATCGAGTACGCGGCGCTGCGCTGCGCCGTGGTCACCACCGCGGGCGAGGTCCTGGCCTCGCTCGGAGCATCCGCCGCCACGGCCGGCCGCGGGGCCGTCGCATGA
- a CDS encoding 3-deoxy-7-phosphoheptulonate synthase, translating into MDNALLDVRLRPALQQPPWEDASHVLRVRNELAARPGLVDAEGIATLRSLLAQVAAGEAHVVQAGDCAEDPAECTPGYVARKAGLLDMLAGAMQMETCRPVVRAGRMAGQFAKPRSLPTERVGDLELPVYRGHMVNSPEPDPDLRRPDPERLLAGYRAAYDVVGHLGWRDQDGSTRIGAPIWTSHEALLLDYEIPMLRRDEQGRLLLASTHWPWIGERTRQVDGAHVALLAEVINPVACKVGPRMAVGELLALCERLDPGRESGRLTLIARMGAAAVADRLPALVEAVRAAGHPVIWLSDPMHGNTVSTPDGLKTRFVQTVVREVRDFQHAVRGAGGVAGGLHLETTPDDVTECVQNESRIHQVGAKYTSFCDPRLNPAQALSVMSAWWSTGRSALEDTR; encoded by the coding sequence ATGGACAACGCTCTGCTCGATGTTCGGCTCAGACCGGCGCTCCAGCAGCCGCCGTGGGAGGACGCGTCCCACGTTCTTCGCGTACGAAACGAACTGGCCGCCCGTCCCGGGCTCGTGGATGCCGAGGGCATCGCCACGTTACGGTCCCTGCTGGCCCAGGTGGCCGCGGGCGAGGCCCACGTGGTGCAGGCCGGCGACTGCGCGGAGGACCCCGCCGAGTGCACCCCGGGCTACGTCGCCCGCAAGGCCGGGCTGCTGGACATGCTCGCGGGCGCCATGCAGATGGAGACGTGCCGGCCGGTGGTACGCGCCGGCCGGATGGCCGGTCAGTTCGCCAAGCCCCGCTCTCTGCCCACCGAACGGGTCGGGGACCTCGAACTCCCCGTCTACCGGGGGCACATGGTCAACAGCCCGGAGCCCGATCCCGACCTCAGGCGCCCCGACCCGGAGCGGCTGCTGGCGGGCTACCGGGCCGCGTACGACGTCGTAGGCCACCTGGGCTGGCGCGACCAGGACGGGAGCACCCGTATCGGCGCGCCCATCTGGACCAGCCACGAGGCGCTGCTGCTCGACTACGAGATCCCCATGCTGCGCCGGGACGAACAGGGGCGGCTGCTGCTCGCCTCCACGCACTGGCCCTGGATCGGCGAGCGGACCAGACAGGTGGACGGTGCCCACGTCGCCCTCCTCGCCGAGGTCATCAACCCGGTCGCCTGCAAGGTGGGCCCCAGGATGGCGGTCGGCGAACTGCTGGCCCTGTGCGAACGGCTCGACCCCGGACGGGAGAGCGGCAGGCTGACCCTCATCGCCCGGATGGGCGCCGCGGCCGTGGCCGACCGGTTGCCCGCCCTGGTCGAGGCGGTCCGCGCCGCGGGACACCCGGTGATCTGGCTCAGCGACCCGATGCACGGCAACACCGTCAGTACCCCGGACGGGCTCAAGACCCGCTTCGTCCAGACCGTCGTCCGTGAGGTCAGGGACTTCCAGCACGCGGTCAGGGGCGCTGGCGGTGTCGCGGGCGGACTCCACCTGGAGACGACCCCCGACGACGTGACCGAATGCGTCCAGAACGAGTCCCGGATCCACCAGGTGGGAGCCAAGTACACGAGCTTCTGCGACCCGCGGCTCAACCCGGCCCAGGCCCTCTCCGTGATGTCGGCCTGGTGGAGCACCGGTCGCTCTGCGCTGGAGGACACCCGCTGA
- a CDS encoding ScbR family autoregulator-binding transcription factor: MAKQDRAVRTRQELIRSAAEVFGRGGFADSSVTQICSRAGVSHGALHFHFKNKQALGEAVEAAAARILLHITGHVPLRHPAPLQLLVDTSHTLAARLSCDPLLRAGFGLGSDATWRGGALLLQQWQDWVQLMLTVARRQGSLAADVMLDDAVHAITAVVAGLEVLGRDDARWYSRRAVTSFWRLTLPHLAAEAVRAGTVAAGSSAVTSKDAEPAMDEAWPGDRGTGQPCDALSGC, from the coding sequence ATGGCCAAGCAGGACCGTGCCGTACGTACACGTCAAGAACTGATCCGTTCAGCCGCGGAGGTCTTCGGCCGGGGCGGGTTCGCGGATTCCTCCGTCACGCAGATATGCTCCCGGGCCGGTGTGAGCCACGGTGCGCTGCACTTCCACTTCAAGAACAAGCAGGCCCTGGGCGAGGCGGTCGAGGCCGCCGCGGCCCGGATCCTCCTGCACATCACGGGACATGTCCCGCTGCGGCACCCGGCGCCGTTGCAGCTGCTCGTCGACACGTCGCACACACTGGCCGCCCGGCTCTCCTGCGATCCGCTGCTGAGGGCCGGGTTCGGACTCGGCAGCGACGCGACCTGGCGGGGCGGGGCGCTCCTGTTGCAACAGTGGCAGGACTGGGTCCAGTTGATGCTGACCGTCGCCAGGAGGCAGGGGAGCCTGGCCGCCGACGTGATGCTCGACGACGCTGTTCACGCCATCACGGCGGTGGTCGCCGGGCTGGAGGTGCTGGGCCGCGACGACGCCCGTTGGTACTCCCGCCGGGCCGTCACGTCGTTCTGGCGGCTGACGCTGCCCCACCTGGCGGCGGAGGCGGTACGGGCGGGGACCGTCGCGGCGGGCAGTTCCGCGGTGACCTCGAAGGACGCGGAACCGGCCATGGACGAGGCCTGGCCGGGTGATCGGGGGACGGGGCAGCCCTGTGACGCGCTGTCGGGCTGCTGA
- a CDS encoding aminotransferase class IV family protein gives MTTLQLNRVATGTEPTAEDLAPLAFAGYAHFTAVQVRGGRVRGLDLHLDRLRSASVELFGRALPDDRVLSCLRAAVEAGPADLSLMATVYSPAGEFTVAGADDEPRVLVRTGPAASGPEGPLALAAVEYERFLPAVKHVGELAKTYFLRRAVDQGFDDAAFVDRRGRLSEGSIWNLAFWDGTSVVWPVAEMLGGVTMGVVRRQLDRLGVPQRVQEITLADLPGLTGAVVMNSWTPGVAVHRIASVHLPEAPSFVELLHRAYRAEPLTSL, from the coding sequence ATGACCACACTTCAGCTGAACCGCGTCGCCACCGGCACCGAACCGACCGCCGAGGACCTGGCGCCGCTCGCCTTCGCCGGCTACGCCCACTTCACCGCCGTGCAGGTGCGCGGGGGCCGGGTCCGCGGACTCGACCTCCATCTGGACCGACTGCGGTCCGCCTCGGTCGAGTTGTTCGGCCGGGCCCTGCCCGACGACCGGGTGCTGTCCTGCCTGCGGGCGGCGGTGGAGGCCGGGCCCGCCGACCTCTCGCTGATGGCGACGGTCTACTCGCCGGCGGGTGAGTTCACGGTGGCCGGGGCCGACGACGAGCCCCGGGTCCTGGTCCGCACCGGGCCCGCCGCGTCGGGCCCGGAGGGTCCGCTGGCGCTGGCGGCGGTCGAGTACGAGCGGTTCCTCCCGGCCGTGAAGCATGTCGGCGAGCTGGCCAAGACGTACTTCCTCCGGCGGGCCGTCGACCAGGGCTTCGACGACGCGGCGTTTGTCGACCGCCGGGGCCGGCTCAGCGAGGGGTCGATCTGGAATCTGGCGTTCTGGGACGGCACCTCGGTGGTGTGGCCGGTCGCCGAGATGCTGGGCGGCGTCACGATGGGCGTCGTCCGCAGGCAGTTGGACCGCCTGGGTGTCCCCCAGCGCGTCCAGGAGATCACGCTCGCCGACCTGCCCGGGCTGACCGGGGCCGTGGTCATGAACTCGTGGACCCCCGGAGTGGCGGTGCACCGGATCGCCTCCGTGCACCTGCCCGAGGCGCCCTCCTTCGTGGAGCTGCTCCACCGCGCCTACCGGGCCGAACCACTCACGTCGCTGTAG
- a CDS encoding TetR/AcrR family transcriptional regulator produces the protein MTTKSQGRKSSSPALTRDAIIEAGVRIADAEGIGALSMRRMATELDSGVMSLYRHVANKDALLTAITRVACDENPYPTPPPPNWRDAMRVAAELDWEVYRRHPWALVTSSSARHFSDTSCRDWMTSVLKELTDDTALAHSLAIAVWSYVQGASIQRVAQQLLPGDDAPSQSPLTATEEDFALGLETFLDGIEQRCRAGRRVPGTDGEECPASSVVVDTA, from the coding sequence ATGACCACCAAGTCGCAAGGCAGGAAGTCGAGTTCCCCCGCTCTGACCCGGGACGCCATCATCGAGGCGGGGGTTCGCATCGCGGACGCGGAGGGCATCGGCGCCCTCTCGATGCGGCGTATGGCGACGGAACTCGACTCGGGTGTGATGTCGCTCTACCGGCACGTCGCGAACAAGGACGCGCTGCTCACGGCGATCACCCGGGTGGCGTGCGACGAGAACCCGTACCCGACGCCACCGCCGCCGAACTGGCGTGACGCGATGCGGGTCGCCGCCGAACTCGACTGGGAGGTCTACCGCAGGCATCCCTGGGCGCTGGTGACCTCGTCGTCGGCGCGGCACTTCTCGGACACCTCCTGCCGCGACTGGATGACGTCCGTACTGAAGGAGTTGACCGACGACACGGCACTCGCGCACTCGCTCGCGATCGCCGTCTGGTCCTATGTGCAGGGAGCGTCGATCCAGCGGGTGGCGCAGCAACTGCTCCCCGGTGACGACGCTCCCTCGCAGTCGCCGCTGACGGCGACGGAGGAGGACTTCGCCCTGGGGCTCGAAACGTTCCTCGACGGCATCGAGCAGCGTTGCCGGGCAGGTCGCCGGGTGCCCGGTACGGACGGGGAGGAGTGTCCGGCGTCGAGCGTGGTCGTTGACACGGCATGA